The following proteins come from a genomic window of Pseudomonas syringae:
- the rbfA gene encoding 30S ribosome-binding factor RbfA, with the protein MAKEYSRTQRIGDQMQRELAQLIRREIKDPRVGLVTITAVDVSRDVGHAKIFMTVMGQDNAEDIAQTIKVLNAAAGFLRMQLAREMKLRSVPQLHFHYDESVVRGAHLSALIERAVAQDSQHQEGAASPDAKPESTEE; encoded by the coding sequence ATGGCAAAAGAATACAGCCGTACCCAGCGTATCGGCGATCAGATGCAGCGCGAGCTGGCACAACTGATCCGTCGCGAAATCAAGGACCCGCGTGTGGGTCTGGTCACTATCACCGCCGTAGACGTCAGCCGTGACGTAGGTCATGCAAAGATTTTCATGACCGTCATGGGCCAGGACAACGCGGAAGATATCGCGCAAACCATCAAGGTGCTCAACGCTGCCGCAGGTTTCCTGCGCATGCAACTGGCCCGTGAAATGAAACTGCGCAGCGTGCCTCAACTGCACTTCCACTACGACGAAAGCGTTGTGCGGGGTGCGCATCTCTCGGCACTGATCGAGCGCGCCGTGGCGCAGGACAGTCAGCACCAGGAAGGCGCTGCATCGCCTGATGCAAAGCCTGAAAGTACCGAGGAGTAA
- a CDS encoding BON domain-containing protein: MKKFAIAAATATALTLTMANAAFAQTSAQAPMVLAANTTTQEVKEDTSDTWITTKVKADLLTEKGIPGSDIKVETNKGVVSLSSMVKVTEAQKNTAVAITKKIKGVKDVSAAGLKAE; the protein is encoded by the coding sequence ATGAAGAAGTTCGCTATCGCTGCCGCTACCGCAACTGCCCTGACTCTGACCATGGCTAACGCTGCATTCGCTCAGACCTCGGCTCAAGCGCCAATGGTTCTGGCAGCCAACACCACTACTCAAGAAGTCAAAGAAGATACCTCTGACACCTGGATCACCACTAAAGTCAAAGCTGACCTGCTGACTGAAAAAGGCATTCCTGGTTCGGACATCAAGGTTGAGACCAACAAAGGCGTGGTTTCCCTGTCCTCCATGGTAAAAGTCACCGAAGCTCAGAAAAACACTGCCGTCGCTATCACCAAGAAAATCAAAGGTGTTAAAGACGTATCGGCTGCTGGCCTGAAAGCCGAGTAA
- a CDS encoding DUF748 domain-containing protein — MSRGLKYTLGSVLAVLVLYSLLGFFILPGVALRIANQQLANYSTVPAKLERLEFNPYTLELTLWGLNIGTPGKEQVAFEKLYANLQIDSLWTRALHLQRVELIKPKTELLFDKQGTLNLAQLFKLPASEPTPDEPPSKPFPLRIGEIKLADGYVHFQDMRPGAPIEFLYDALNFELKNLSTLPEDNADMTLVAAGPDGGQIDWVGRISLVPIASEGTLKVTDGKMKLWWPYVRDALPLALEDGVLNFSTAYKLNLAKETELQLTNLSASVAPFALNTPDGRPLVRLQRLDVSETSVDLAKQRVTVGKIRSQKLETWAARESDGQLDWQKLFASQPGKPAAQQKPAVDEKAAEPAPGSGSAQPATPGKPWQVLLHDVQLRNYTVHLADRVPKEPVALDVGPLNVDIQNFDSLNTSPFTLKLDTGLGKQGNLTATGDVNLNPVSARLNVTTRDIDLRLAQAYISPFILLELRSGMLGSDLAVNLKSTEPLAFGVTGKAQVSQLHTLDTVKQRDLLKWQQLDLEGLDYQHGTGLSIAKVNMSQPYARFMINEDRTTNIDDLLIPQPDDKTASKPKAAKTQPKAKKDAPLAIYVGEVNIKDGSANFADMTLTPNFATAVQQLNGRIGTIDNRKATPAPVDIEGKVDRYAPVTIKGSLNPFDPMASLDITTSFKRVELTNLTPYSGKFAGFRIRKGRLNLDLHYLITKGQLKAQNKVLIEQLQLGERVDSPDALDLPIRLAVALLKDTQGRISLELPIEGDLNNPQFSVMPIVWQTLRNLVLRAAQAPFKMLGSLVAGGSSEDLGSVSFAPGTSELSVETQGALDKLSAALKARPDLKLEIEGTSAASSDGPLIAQQRLEREYQYTYYKILQRRGDKVPAKAGLIDVPEAEKAPMLEGIYRTRLKQQPPAEWANLSKEQRASQMRAAVLTFWSGNEVLLRELGQSRASSIKDYLVDKGKLEDARVYFVDARLGQAQPDGKVISPLHLDSE, encoded by the coding sequence GTGCTCGTGCTCTATAGCCTGTTGGGTTTCTTCATCCTTCCCGGCGTCGCTCTGCGCATTGCCAATCAACAACTGGCCAATTATTCGACCGTGCCGGCCAAGCTGGAACGCCTGGAGTTCAATCCCTACACCCTGGAACTGACCCTCTGGGGCCTGAACATCGGCACACCGGGCAAAGAACAGGTCGCGTTCGAAAAGCTCTACGCCAATCTGCAGATCGACAGCCTCTGGACCCGAGCCCTGCATTTGCAGCGCGTCGAGCTGATCAAGCCCAAGACCGAACTCTTGTTCGACAAGCAAGGCACGCTCAACCTCGCGCAACTGTTCAAGCTGCCTGCCAGCGAGCCGACTCCGGACGAACCGCCGAGCAAGCCGTTCCCGCTGCGTATCGGCGAGATCAAGCTGGCTGACGGCTATGTGCATTTCCAGGACATGCGCCCCGGCGCCCCCATCGAATTCCTCTACGACGCGTTGAATTTCGAACTCAAGAACCTTAGCACTTTGCCGGAAGACAATGCCGACATGACCCTGGTCGCGGCTGGGCCCGACGGCGGGCAGATCGACTGGGTGGGGCGCATCAGCCTGGTGCCGATTGCCTCCGAAGGCACGCTGAAAGTCACCGACGGCAAGATGAAGCTATGGTGGCCCTACGTGCGTGATGCGCTGCCACTGGCACTTGAGGATGGCGTGCTTAATTTCAGTACCGCCTACAAACTTAATCTGGCCAAGGAAACCGAGCTTCAGCTGACCAACCTGTCGGCCAGCGTTGCGCCCTTTGCATTGAACACGCCTGATGGACGCCCGCTGGTGCGCCTGCAACGCCTGGACGTGAGCGAGACATCGGTTGATCTGGCAAAGCAACGGGTGACTGTCGGCAAGATTCGCAGCCAGAAGCTGGAAACCTGGGCCGCACGTGAAAGCGACGGGCAACTGGACTGGCAGAAACTGTTCGCCAGTCAACCGGGCAAGCCTGCCGCGCAACAAAAACCGGCGGTGGACGAAAAAGCGGCGGAACCTGCACCTGGCAGTGGCAGCGCTCAACCGGCAACGCCGGGCAAACCGTGGCAAGTACTGCTGCACGATGTGCAACTGCGCAACTACACGGTCCACCTCGCGGATCGCGTACCCAAGGAACCTGTTGCACTGGATGTCGGCCCGCTGAATGTGGATATCCAGAATTTCGACAGCCTGAACACCTCACCCTTTACCCTCAAGCTCGACACCGGGCTGGGTAAACAGGGCAACCTCACTGCCACCGGCGACGTGAATCTGAACCCGGTCAGTGCGCGCTTGAACGTGACGACCCGTGATATCGATCTGCGCTTGGCTCAGGCCTATATCAGCCCGTTCATTCTTCTTGAACTGCGCAGTGGCATGCTGGGCAGCGACCTGGCCGTCAATCTGAAGAGTACCGAGCCACTGGCGTTCGGCGTGACCGGCAAAGCGCAGGTCAGTCAATTGCACACACTTGATACCGTCAAACAGCGCGACCTCCTCAAGTGGCAGCAACTGGACCTTGAAGGGCTGGATTACCAGCACGGCACCGGCCTCTCGATTGCCAAGGTAAACATGAGTCAGCCGTATGCGCGCTTCATGATCAACGAGGACCGCACCACCAACATTGATGACCTGCTGATTCCACAGCCGGATGACAAGACTGCATCGAAGCCGAAGGCAGCCAAAACGCAGCCCAAGGCCAAAAAAGACGCGCCACTGGCGATCTATGTCGGCGAAGTCAACATCAAGGATGGCTCGGCAAACTTTGCCGACATGACCCTGACGCCCAACTTCGCGACGGCCGTGCAACAACTCAACGGTCGCATCGGCACCATCGACAACCGCAAGGCCACACCTGCCCCGGTCGATATCGAAGGCAAGGTTGACCGTTACGCCCCGGTGACCATCAAAGGCAGCCTCAACCCTTTCGATCCGATGGCCAGCCTCGACATCACCACCAGCTTCAAGCGGGTCGAGCTGACCAACCTGACGCCCTACTCCGGAAAGTTCGCCGGCTTCCGGATTCGCAAGGGCCGGCTCAATCTGGATTTGCATTACCTGATCACCAAAGGCCAGCTCAAGGCGCAGAACAAGGTGCTGATCGAACAGTTGCAACTGGGCGAGCGGGTTGACAGCCCGGATGCGCTGGACCTGCCGATCCGGTTGGCAGTGGCGCTGCTCAAGGATACGCAGGGACGGATTTCGCTTGAACTGCCTATCGAAGGCGACCTCAATAACCCGCAGTTCAGCGTGATGCCGATTGTCTGGCAGACGTTGCGCAATCTGGTGCTGCGTGCGGCACAGGCTCCATTCAAGATGCTTGGCAGCCTGGTAGCAGGCGGCAGCTCCGAGGACCTCGGCAGCGTGAGTTTCGCGCCGGGCACCAGTGAGTTGTCGGTCGAGACACAAGGTGCGCTGGACAAGCTCTCGGCAGCCCTCAAGGCGCGTCCGGACCTCAAGCTGGAGATCGAAGGCACCAGCGCGGCCAGCAGCGACGGCCCATTGATTGCGCAACAGCGACTGGAGCGGGAATACCAGTACACGTATTACAAGATCCTCCAGCGGCGTGGCGACAAGGTCCCGGCCAAGGCTGGCTTGATAGACGTCCCTGAGGCTGAGAAAGCGCCGATGCTGGAAGGCATCTACCGCACGCGCCTGAAACAGCAACCGCCCGCAGAATGGGCCAATCTGAGCAAGGAACAACGTGCCAGCCAGATGCGCGCTGCGGTGCTCACGTTCTGGAGCGGCAACGAAGTATTGCTGCGTGAACTGGGGCAGAGCAGAGCCAGCAGTATCAAGGATTACCTGGTGGACAAGGGCAAGCTTGAAGACGCTCGCGTGTACTTCGTCGACGCACGCCTCGGACAGGCTCAGCCGGATGGTAAAGTCATCAGCCCACTCCACCTGGACAGTGAATGA
- the rpsO gene encoding 30S ribosomal protein S15 yields the protein MALSVEEKAQIVTDYQQAVGDTGSPEVQVALLTANINKLQGHFKANGKDHHSRRGLIRMVNQRRKLLDYLKGKDVSRYSALIGRLGLRR from the coding sequence ATGGCACTCAGCGTTGAAGAAAAAGCTCAGATCGTAACCGACTACCAGCAAGCTGTTGGTGATACAGGTTCGCCAGAAGTGCAGGTTGCACTGCTGACCGCCAACATCAACAAGCTGCAAGGCCACTTCAAGGCCAACGGTAAGGACCACCACTCCCGTCGTGGTCTGATCCGTATGGTAAACCAGCGCCGCAAGCTGCTGGATTACCTGAAAGGTAAGGACGTTAGCCGTTACAGCGCCCTGATCGGTCGTCTGGGTCTGCGTCGCTAA
- the pnp gene encoding polyribonucleotide nucleotidyltransferase — translation MNPVIKKFQFGQSTVTLETGRIARQASGAVLVTVDDDVSVLVTVVGAKQADAGKGFFPLSVHYQEKTYAAGKIPGGFFKREGRPSEKETLTSRLIDRPIRPLFPEGFMNEVQVVCTVVSTSKKIDPDIAAMIGTSAALAISGIPFDGPVGAARVAFHESTGYLLNPTYEQLQASSLDMVVAGTSEAVLMVESEAKELTEDQMLGAVLFAHDEFQVVINAIKELAAEAAKPVWDWQPKPEATALLGAIRAEFGDAISQAYTITVKADRYARLGELKDQVVAKLAVEDGSPSASEVKAAFGEIEYRTVRENIVNGKPRIDGRDTRTVRPLNIEVGVLPKTHGSALFTRGETQALVVATLGTARDAQLLDTLEGEKKDPFMLHYNFPPFSVGECGRMGGAGRREIGHGRLARRSVQAMLPGADVFPYTIRVVSEITESNGSSSMASVCGASLALMDAGVPMKAPVAGIAMGLVKEGEKFAILTDILGDEDHLGDMDFKVAGTSKGVTALQMDIKIKGITEEIMEIALGQALEARLNILGQMNQIIGQSRNELSANAPTMIAMKIDTDKIRDVIGKGGATIRAICEETKASIDIEDDGSIKIFGESKEAAEAARQRVLGITAEAEIGKIYVGKVERIVDFGAFVNILPGKDGLVHISMLSDARVEKVTDILKEGQEVEVLVLDVDNRGRIKLSIKDVAAAKVSGV, via the coding sequence GTGAACCCGGTAATCAAAAAGTTTCAGTTCGGTCAATCGACCGTAACCCTCGAGACAGGCCGTATCGCCCGTCAAGCCTCTGGTGCAGTATTGGTCACCGTTGACGACGACGTCAGCGTGCTTGTGACTGTGGTCGGCGCCAAACAGGCTGACGCTGGCAAAGGCTTCTTCCCTCTGTCCGTGCACTACCAGGAAAAAACCTACGCTGCCGGCAAGATTCCCGGTGGTTTCTTCAAGCGTGAAGGCCGTCCTTCCGAGAAAGAAACCCTGACCTCGCGACTGATCGACCGTCCGATCCGTCCGCTGTTTCCAGAAGGCTTCATGAACGAAGTGCAGGTTGTCTGCACCGTCGTTTCCACCAGCAAGAAAATCGATCCGGACATCGCTGCGATGATCGGTACATCGGCTGCGCTGGCCATCTCCGGCATCCCGTTTGACGGTCCGGTCGGCGCTGCGCGCGTTGCTTTCCACGAAAGCACCGGCTACCTGCTGAACCCGACCTACGAGCAGCTGCAGGCTTCGAGCCTGGACATGGTTGTGGCCGGTACTTCCGAAGCCGTTCTGATGGTTGAATCGGAAGCCAAGGAACTGACCGAAGACCAGATGCTGGGCGCTGTACTGTTCGCCCACGACGAATTCCAGGTGGTCATCAACGCCATCAAGGAACTGGCCGCCGAAGCCGCCAAGCCGGTCTGGGACTGGCAGCCGAAGCCTGAAGCGACCGCACTGCTGGGCGCTATCCGTGCCGAGTTCGGCGACGCGATTTCGCAGGCTTACACCATCACTGTCAAAGCCGACCGTTATGCGCGTCTGGGCGAGCTGAAAGATCAGGTCGTTGCCAAGCTCGCTGTCGAAGACGGCAGCCCGTCTGCCAGCGAAGTCAAAGCCGCTTTCGGTGAAATCGAATACCGCACCGTTCGCGAAAACATCGTCAACGGCAAGCCGCGTATCGATGGCCGTGACACACGCACTGTCCGTCCGCTGAACATCGAAGTCGGCGTGCTGCCAAAGACCCACGGTTCGGCACTGTTCACCCGTGGCGAAACTCAGGCGCTGGTTGTGGCCACCCTGGGTACTGCTCGTGACGCACAGCTGCTCGACACCCTTGAAGGCGAGAAGAAAGACCCCTTCATGCTGCACTACAACTTCCCTCCGTTCTCGGTGGGCGAGTGTGGTCGCATGGGCGGTGCCGGTCGTCGTGAAATCGGTCACGGTCGTCTGGCTCGCCGCAGCGTGCAGGCCATGTTGCCGGGCGCTGACGTGTTCCCGTACACCATTCGTGTTGTGTCGGAAATCACCGAGTCCAACGGTTCCAGCTCCATGGCTTCGGTCTGCGGTGCTTCCCTGGCACTGATGGATGCGGGTGTTCCGATGAAGGCGCCGGTTGCCGGTATCGCCATGGGCCTGGTCAAGGAAGGCGAGAAGTTTGCCATTCTGACTGACATCCTGGGTGACGAAGATCACCTGGGCGACATGGACTTCAAAGTAGCCGGTACCTCCAAAGGTGTTACCGCGCTGCAGATGGACATCAAGATCAAAGGCATCACCGAAGAGATCATGGAGATCGCCCTGGGCCAGGCCCTGGAAGCTCGCCTGAACATCCTCGGTCAGATGAACCAGATCATCGGTCAGTCGCGTAACGAACTGTCGGCCAACGCGCCGACCATGATCGCGATGAAGATCGACACCGACAAGATCCGTGACGTGATCGGCAAGGGTGGCGCAACCATCCGTGCAATCTGCGAAGAGACCAAGGCTTCGATCGATATCGAAGACGACGGCTCGATCAAGATCTTCGGCGAATCCAAGGAAGCGGCTGAAGCAGCACGTCAGCGCGTTCTGGGTATCACCGCAGAAGCAGAGATCGGCAAGATCTACGTCGGCAAGGTTGAGCGCATCGTCGATTTCGGCGCATTCGTCAACATCCTGCCGGGCAAGGACGGTCTGGTTCACATCTCGATGCTGAGCGACGCTCGCGTAGAGAAAGTGACCGATATCCTGAAAGAAGGTCAGGAAGTCGAAGTACTGGTACTGGACGTGGACAACCGCGGTCGTATCAAGCTGTCGATCAAAGACGTAGCGGCTGCGAAAGTATCCGGCGTCTGA
- a CDS encoding DUF2845 domain-containing protein, which yields MNPLPQMRIKTLISLTLAAMAGAVALPAFAASTLRCGSQLISTGDRTFEVQQKCGAPVSQEVIGTKESFSIDYRQSETVRIEEWIYGPDNGMYQYLHFEGGRLVRIDSKRRR from the coding sequence ATGAACCCGTTGCCACAGATGCGAATCAAGACACTGATAAGCCTGACCCTGGCCGCGATGGCCGGGGCAGTCGCCCTGCCTGCCTTTGCGGCATCGACCTTGCGATGCGGCAGTCAGTTGATCAGCACGGGTGACAGGACATTCGAGGTTCAGCAAAAATGCGGAGCGCCGGTCAGTCAGGAAGTGATCGGCACAAAAGAAAGCTTCAGCATTGATTATCGCCAGTCCGAGACTGTCAGAATCGAGGAGTGGATCTACGGTCCTGACAATGGCATGTACCAGTATCTGCACTTCGAGGGCGGACGGCTGGTGAGGATCGATAGCAAACGTCGTCGTTAA
- the truB gene encoding tRNA pseudouridine(55) synthase TruB gives MAQVKRIRRNVSGIILLDKPLGFTSNAALQKVRWLLNAEKAGHTGSLDPLATGVLPLCFGEATKFSQYLLDSDKSYETLAQLGKTTTTADSEGDVLLTRPVTVGRDDIEAVLPDFLGKISQIPPMYSALKRDGQPLYKLARAGEVVEREPRSVTIARLELLACEGETARLSVDCSKGTYIRTLVEDIGEKLGCGAYVAELRRTQAGPFTLAQTVTLEELEQVHADGGNEAVDRFLMPSDSGLLDWPLLKFSEHSSFYWLHGQPVRAPDAPKFGMVRVQDHEGRFIGIGEVSEDGRIAPRRLIRSE, from the coding sequence GTGGCTCAGGTCAAGCGTATACGTCGCAATGTCAGCGGGATCATCCTGCTCGACAAGCCACTGGGCTTCACTTCCAACGCCGCGCTGCAAAAGGTTCGCTGGTTGCTCAATGCCGAGAAGGCCGGGCACACCGGCAGCCTCGACCCTCTGGCAACGGGCGTTCTGCCGTTGTGCTTCGGCGAGGCGACCAAGTTCTCGCAGTACCTGCTCGATTCGGACAAGTCCTACGAGACACTCGCGCAACTGGGCAAGACCACCACCACCGCCGACTCCGAGGGTGATGTTCTGCTGACGCGTCCGGTGACCGTTGGTCGCGACGATATCGAAGCGGTTCTGCCGGACTTTCTCGGGAAAATCAGTCAGATACCTCCCATGTACTCGGCCCTCAAGCGTGATGGCCAGCCACTTTACAAGCTGGCTCGTGCAGGGGAAGTAGTGGAGCGCGAGCCCCGTTCTGTTACTATTGCGCGCCTGGAATTACTTGCTTGCGAAGGCGAGACAGCACGTCTGTCGGTGGATTGCAGCAAAGGCACCTACATCCGGACGCTGGTCGAGGATATTGGTGAAAAACTCGGTTGTGGTGCTTACGTCGCAGAACTGCGCCGTACCCAGGCCGGGCCTTTCACGCTGGCTCAGACGGTTACGCTGGAAGAGCTGGAGCAAGTGCATGCCGACGGCGGCAATGAAGCGGTTGACCGCTTCCTGATGCCCTCGGACAGCGGCTTGCTGGACTGGCCGCTGCTGAAGTTTTCCGAGCACAGTTCGTTCTACTGGTTGCATGGTCAGCCGGTACGCGCTCCGGACGCGCCGAAATTCGGCATGGTACGGGTGCAGGATCACGAAGGTCGCTTCATCGGTATCGGTGAAGTGAGTGAAGACGGGCGCATTGCGCCGCGTCGATTGATTCGGTCAGAGTGA